The following are encoded in a window of Sutcliffiella horikoshii genomic DNA:
- the zapA gene encoding cell division protein ZapA, which yields MGAYTLSEQKTRTTVDIYGQQYSIVGTESISHIRLVASIVDEKMREINSKNSHLDISKLAVLTAVNVVHDYIKLKDDYDMLERELKKKG from the coding sequence ATGGGGGCATACACGTTGTCAGAGCAAAAAACTCGCACAACTGTCGACATATATGGACAACAATACTCGATTGTTGGTACGGAAAGTATAAGTCACATACGACTTGTTGCTTCCATTGTCGATGAAAAAATGAGAGAAATCAATAGTAAAAATTCACACCTGGACATCAGTAAATTGGCAGTTCTGACTGCGGTGAACGTTGTACATGATTATATCAAATTAAAAGACGATTACGATATGCTTGAGAGAGAATTAAAGAAAAAGGGTTGA
- the rnhC gene encoding ribonuclease HIII: MSYQVIQVSGTILNKIESFYKEHKIDKLPAGAVFVAKSPTCNITAYKSGKVLFQGKGADEEANIWKGFGATAAPSKSSKKATTVSSSGNKVKSSLPAGFASLSVIGSDEVGTGDYFGPITVCAAYVKKEQMAMLKELGVQDSKALNDEKIVRIAKAILPHVPYSLLVLHNEKYNELQQSGMSQGKIKALLHNKALQHVLDKIAPEKPDAILIDQFAESGIYYRHVAQQKNIVRENVYFHTKAEGLHLSVAAASIIARYSFLKEMDKLSELAGITIPKGAGSKVDAAAARVIEKHGESFLNKVAKVHFANTLKAKKLVR; this comes from the coding sequence TTGTCATATCAAGTAATCCAGGTATCTGGAACTATATTAAACAAAATCGAAAGTTTCTATAAAGAACATAAGATAGATAAACTTCCAGCAGGGGCTGTTTTCGTCGCCAAATCTCCCACTTGTAATATTACCGCATACAAGTCGGGAAAGGTTTTGTTCCAAGGAAAAGGAGCAGATGAGGAAGCGAATATTTGGAAGGGTTTCGGGGCAACGGCTGCTCCGTCTAAATCTAGCAAAAAGGCAACCACCGTGTCATCATCAGGAAATAAAGTGAAATCCTCCCTGCCTGCAGGCTTTGCTTCCCTTTCTGTCATCGGTTCTGATGAAGTAGGGACAGGAGATTACTTTGGCCCGATTACGGTTTGTGCCGCTTATGTTAAAAAAGAGCAGATGGCCATGTTGAAAGAACTGGGTGTACAGGATTCAAAAGCATTGAATGATGAAAAGATAGTAAGGATAGCAAAAGCAATCTTACCGCATGTTCCTTATAGTCTATTGGTTTTACATAATGAAAAATATAATGAATTGCAACAGAGTGGTATGAGCCAAGGGAAAATTAAGGCGTTGCTGCATAATAAAGCATTGCAACATGTATTGGATAAGATTGCTCCGGAGAAACCTGATGCGATACTGATTGACCAGTTTGCAGAATCAGGGATCTACTATCGCCATGTCGCTCAGCAGAAGAACATTGTTCGTGAAAATGTCTATTTTCATACAAAAGCGGAAGGCCTTCACCTTTCCGTGGCAGCGGCGTCTATTATCGCTAGGTATTCTTTCTTAAAAGAGATGGATAAGCTAAGCGAACTTGCAGGTATTACAATACCTAAAGGTGCGGGGTCAAAAGTGGATGCTGCAGCTGCAAGGGTGATTGAAAAGCACGGAGAAAGTTTTTTGAACAAGGTGGCGAAAGTCCATTTTGCCAATACGTTGAAGGCAAAAAAGCTGGTCAGATAA
- the pheT gene encoding phenylalanine--tRNA ligase subunit beta produces the protein MLVSYNWLKDYVNIDDISAEDLAEKITRSGIEVEGVEVLNDGINGVVVGHVLEKEQHPNADKLNVCQVDLGKGETVQIVCGAKNVDKGQKVAVATVGAVLPGNFKIKRAKLRGEESNGMICSLQELGIGSKLVAKEFSEGIFVFPNEVEVGTDALEYLNRNDKVMELGLTPNRSDALSMLGVAYEVGAILGRDVKWPSTDYETNSEEASDYISVNVEAFEDNPLYVAKVVKNVKIGPSPLWMQGRLMAAGIRPHNNVVDITNYILLEYGQPLHAFDYDRLGSKEILVRRARKDEKITTLDDAERTLTEDHLVITNGSEPVALAGVMGGANSEVQSDTTTILLESAYFNGVTVRKASKDHGLRSEASARYEKGIDPNRTHEAAERAVALMAEYAGGEVVGGSVEVNTLKAEPAVVSTTVEKINSVLGTSITAAEVKDIFTKLKFDVTEDNGSFTVTVPTRRGDITIEEDLVEEVARLYGYDNIPTTLPVSAATPGVLTAYQAKRRKVRRYLEGAGLIQNITYSLTSDERAKQFALEDGKAIRLAMPMSEERSTLRLSLVPHLLEALQHNIARSLQANAVYEIGSVFIGKEGTVLPEEKERLAGALTGLWQQHPWQGEKKAVDFFVAKGILEGMFSMLGVNEAITYNRAEKDGLHPGRTAEILLDGESIGFIGQLHPEKLNELDLPETYVFELSLTALLGESIGEIQYEAIPRFPSISRDIALVVDRETPAGELEAVIKTTGGSLLKEVQVFDVYEGDKIDSSKKSVAFALRYYHPEHTLTDEEVTKVHTKVLQAVEEKFEAVLRS, from the coding sequence ATGTTAGTATCTTACAATTGGTTAAAAGATTACGTAAATATAGATGATATTTCTGCTGAAGACTTGGCAGAGAAAATTACAAGAAGCGGTATTGAAGTAGAAGGCGTGGAAGTGCTGAACGACGGAATCAACGGTGTCGTAGTCGGCCACGTTTTAGAAAAGGAACAGCATCCAAATGCGGACAAATTGAACGTATGTCAAGTGGACCTTGGAAAAGGGGAAACTGTACAAATTGTCTGCGGAGCTAAAAATGTAGACAAAGGCCAAAAAGTGGCTGTGGCAACAGTTGGGGCAGTGCTTCCTGGTAATTTTAAGATAAAGCGCGCAAAGCTTCGCGGCGAAGAGTCCAATGGGATGATTTGTTCCCTACAAGAGTTGGGAATAGGTTCTAAGCTTGTTGCCAAAGAATTTTCGGAAGGAATTTTCGTATTCCCGAATGAGGTGGAAGTCGGTACAGATGCACTAGAATACCTCAACCGCAACGACAAAGTGATGGAACTAGGTCTTACGCCTAACCGCTCAGATGCACTAAGCATGCTAGGTGTGGCTTATGAAGTCGGCGCAATCCTTGGCCGTGACGTAAAGTGGCCATCCACAGATTATGAAACAAACAGCGAAGAAGCTTCAGATTATATTTCTGTAAATGTGGAAGCTTTTGAAGACAACCCATTATATGTTGCAAAAGTAGTGAAAAACGTGAAAATCGGTCCTTCACCGCTTTGGATGCAAGGTCGTCTGATGGCAGCGGGAATCCGCCCACACAACAATGTGGTCGACATCACAAACTACATTTTACTAGAATACGGTCAGCCATTGCATGCGTTCGATTATGATCGCCTTGGCAGTAAAGAAATCCTTGTCCGCCGTGCTCGCAAGGATGAGAAAATAACGACGCTTGATGATGCAGAGCGTACGCTAACAGAAGACCACCTTGTGATCACAAATGGCTCAGAGCCAGTTGCGCTTGCCGGTGTCATGGGTGGAGCGAATTCAGAGGTTCAATCTGACACAACGACGATCCTATTGGAGTCCGCATACTTTAACGGAGTTACTGTCAGAAAAGCCTCCAAAGACCACGGTCTTCGTAGTGAAGCAAGTGCCCGCTATGAAAAAGGAATCGATCCTAACCGTACTCATGAAGCGGCAGAAAGAGCAGTTGCCCTTATGGCAGAATATGCTGGCGGTGAAGTGGTCGGTGGTTCTGTGGAAGTGAACACATTAAAAGCAGAACCTGCAGTTGTGTCTACTACTGTAGAAAAGATAAATTCTGTTTTAGGTACTTCCATCACTGCTGCGGAAGTGAAAGATATTTTCACAAAGCTTAAATTTGACGTAACAGAAGACAATGGAAGCTTCACCGTAACGGTTCCGACTCGTCGTGGCGATATCACGATTGAAGAGGATCTTGTAGAGGAAGTCGCTCGTCTTTACGGTTATGACAATATTCCAACGACATTACCTGTAAGTGCTGCAACACCTGGTGTGCTGACTGCCTATCAAGCAAAGCGTCGTAAAGTTCGCCGTTACCTTGAGGGTGCTGGTCTGATTCAAAACATCACGTACTCCCTAACGAGTGACGAACGCGCAAAACAATTCGCCCTTGAAGATGGAAAAGCGATCCGCCTTGCCATGCCAATGAGTGAAGAGAGAAGCACGCTGCGACTAAGCTTAGTGCCTCATCTTCTAGAAGCGCTTCAACACAATATTGCTCGTTCTTTGCAAGCAAATGCTGTTTATGAAATCGGTTCTGTGTTCATTGGAAAAGAGGGCACTGTGTTACCTGAAGAAAAAGAGCGACTTGCTGGTGCGTTGACAGGTCTATGGCAGCAACATCCATGGCAGGGAGAGAAAAAAGCTGTTGATTTCTTTGTAGCCAAAGGAATCTTGGAAGGCATGTTCTCTATGCTTGGTGTGAATGAAGCGATTACTTACAACCGTGCTGAAAAAGATGGCTTACACCCTGGACGTACAGCAGAAATCTTACTGGACGGTGAGAGCATTGGGTTCATCGGTCAGCTTCATCCAGAGAAATTAAATGAGCTGGACCTGCCTGAAACATATGTGTTCGAGCTTTCCTTAACAGCACTACTTGGAGAAAGTATCGGTGAAATCCAATACGAAGCAATTCCGCGTTTCCCATCCATCAGCCGCGATATCGCGCTTGTAGTGGATCGTGAAACTCCAGCAGGTGAACTAGAAGCAGTCATCAAGACAACTGGTGGTTCCCTTCTAAAAGAAGTACAGGTATTTGACGTATACGAAGGAGACAAAATCGACTCATCCAAAAAATCAGTCGCTTTCGCATTACGTTACTACCACCCAGAACACACATTAACAGACGAAGAAGTAACAAAAGTCCACACAAAAGTACTTCAAGCAGTAGAAGAAAAATTCGAAGCAGTATTAAGAAGCTAA
- the pheS gene encoding phenylalanine--tRNA ligase subunit alpha, giving the protein MEQRLKELETLAIEQVEQAQDLKALNEVRVAYLGKKGPITEILKGMGKLSAEERPKMGALANVVRGNVAEKIEAKQAELEKAEVAKKLASETIDVTLPGRPAPTGNPHPLTKVIEEIEDLFLGMGYTITEGPEVETDYYNFEALNLPKDHPARDMQDSFYITDEILLRTQTSPVQARTMEANQEKGPIKIICPGKVYRRDDDDATHSHQFTQIEGLVIDENISMSDLKGTLETFAKKMFGEDREIRLRPSFFPFTEPSVEIDVTCAKCGGKGCSMCKGTGWIEILGAGMVHPRVLEMSGYDPKKYQGFAFGMGPERIAMLRYGIDDIRHFYTNDQRFVKQFNRV; this is encoded by the coding sequence GTGGAACAACGATTGAAGGAATTAGAGACGCTTGCCATTGAGCAGGTAGAACAAGCGCAAGACTTAAAAGCACTAAATGAAGTCCGTGTGGCGTACCTTGGAAAAAAAGGACCAATCACGGAAATTTTAAAAGGAATGGGTAAGCTTTCTGCAGAGGAACGCCCGAAAATGGGAGCACTGGCTAACGTTGTCCGTGGAAATGTTGCGGAGAAAATTGAAGCAAAACAAGCTGAGCTTGAAAAAGCGGAAGTAGCGAAGAAGCTTGCATCTGAAACGATTGATGTAACGTTACCTGGCCGTCCGGCACCAACTGGAAACCCACACCCTCTAACAAAAGTCATTGAAGAAATCGAAGACCTGTTCTTAGGAATGGGCTACACGATCACAGAAGGACCGGAAGTGGAAACGGATTACTACAACTTTGAAGCATTAAACTTGCCGAAGGATCACCCGGCTCGTGATATGCAAGATTCTTTCTACATTACTGATGAGATACTGTTAAGAACGCAAACGTCTCCTGTTCAAGCAAGAACAATGGAAGCGAATCAAGAAAAGGGACCTATCAAAATCATCTGTCCTGGTAAAGTTTATCGCCGTGATGATGACGATGCGACTCACTCCCATCAGTTTACGCAAATCGAAGGACTTGTTATTGACGAAAACATCAGTATGAGTGACCTTAAAGGAACGCTTGAAACTTTTGCGAAAAAGATGTTCGGTGAAGACCGTGAAATCCGTCTTCGTCCTAGCTTCTTCCCGTTCACAGAGCCTTCCGTTGAAATCGACGTGACATGTGCGAAATGTGGAGGTAAAGGATGCAGCATGTGTAAAGGAACTGGTTGGATAGAAATTTTAGGTGCGGGTATGGTTCATCCGCGCGTGCTTGAAATGTCAGGATATGATCCGAAAAAATATCAAGGATTTGCTTTTGGAATGGGACCTGAGCGCATTGCGATGCTTCGTTACGGCATTGACGATATCCGCCATTTCTATACGAACGATCAACGTTTTGTGAAGCAATTCAATCGAGTTTAA
- a CDS encoding TrmH family RNA methyltransferase, whose protein sequence is MKHIESVKNNKVKQWKKLQKKKEREQSGTFIIEGFHLVEEALKVDNLVEEVIISEDRSIPSEWDLNHVELIYAVPNVLKEISETETPQGVAAICRIPEQNERKIQPNQKILLLDNVQDPGNVGTMIRTADAAGMDMVILGEGCADLYSSKVIRSTQGSIFHLPIARGDLKSYIKECKELQTPVYGTSLQNGVPYQEVQPSESFALILGNEGKGMAQEHLEMTDQNLYIPIHGQSESLNVGVAAGILMYFLRG, encoded by the coding sequence TTGAAACATATAGAATCGGTCAAGAACAATAAAGTGAAACAGTGGAAAAAACTGCAGAAAAAGAAAGAACGTGAACAGTCCGGAACATTTATCATTGAAGGCTTTCACTTGGTGGAAGAGGCTCTGAAAGTGGACAACCTTGTAGAAGAAGTCATTATTTCTGAAGACCGTTCCATACCGAGCGAATGGGATCTCAACCATGTGGAACTTATTTACGCTGTTCCGAATGTATTAAAAGAAATCAGTGAAACGGAAACGCCTCAAGGAGTCGCAGCAATATGCCGCATTCCGGAACAAAACGAACGAAAAATACAACCTAACCAAAAAATTCTTCTACTAGATAATGTTCAAGATCCGGGAAATGTGGGCACCATGATTAGAACAGCGGACGCTGCTGGAATGGACATGGTTATTTTAGGAGAAGGATGCGCTGATTTATACAGCTCAAAAGTGATTCGGTCCACACAAGGGTCGATTTTTCACTTACCGATTGCAAGAGGCGATCTTAAAAGCTATATCAAGGAGTGTAAGGAACTACAAACGCCTGTTTACGGAACCTCCCTGCAAAACGGTGTCCCGTACCAGGAAGTCCAACCTTCTGAGTCTTTCGCCCTCATTCTTGGCAATGAAGGGAAAGGAATGGCCCAGGAACATTTAGAGATGACAGATCAGAACCTGTACATCCCGATTCATGGTCAGAGCGAGTCCTTGAATGTCGGGGTTGCAGCGGGAATTTTAATGTATTTTTTACGCGGATAG
- the sspI gene encoding small acid-soluble spore protein SspI, giving the protein MNLNLRHAIRQNVEGNSQDQLRETILDAINKGEEKMLPGLGVLFEVIWENSSEQDKAEMLSTLEDGLK; this is encoded by the coding sequence ATGAATTTAAATTTACGTCATGCGATCCGTCAGAATGTGGAAGGAAATTCTCAAGACCAGCTTAGAGAGACAATCTTAGATGCCATCAATAAAGGCGAAGAAAAAATGCTTCCAGGTTTAGGCGTGTTGTTTGAAGTAATTTGGGAGAATTCTTCTGAGCAGGACAAAGCTGAAATGCTCTCAACTTTAGAGGATGGATTGAAATAG
- a CDS encoding nuclease-related domain-containing protein — MIIKPLEKPLTIKKLEALLIRIDKNHPKRPQIEQDLAKRMAGYKGEQSMEYHLSFLDERKYYILHALRLQSSSNYCFQMDVLLLTSKYFLIIEIKNIIGQVTFENHFAQFIRTLNGIEEGFYNPLDQVKKQKLRLDSFIESQKMKRPPIKSLVCFTNPQTIIRSDSRVKASQSVMHAHNLFSKLEELNQQFDSSMFTEKELLKISRKLLKQHCEEVVNILKRYDIDRNEIINGVQCPGCSNIPMNRQSGSWFCAKCNLKSKDAHIATLEDYRLLFGPNITHLELKEFLGLATNSTTSKMIYSLGLTHCGSRYRRTYKLK, encoded by the coding sequence ATGATAATAAAACCATTAGAAAAACCGTTAACAATCAAAAAGCTAGAAGCATTGTTAATAAGAATTGATAAAAATCACCCTAAAAGACCTCAAATTGAGCAAGATCTTGCAAAAAGAATGGCAGGCTACAAAGGTGAGCAGTCCATGGAGTATCATTTATCGTTTTTGGATGAGCGTAAATACTATATCTTGCATGCATTAAGACTCCAATCATCTAGCAACTACTGCTTCCAAATGGATGTCCTTCTCTTAACCTCAAAATACTTCCTCATCATTGAAATAAAAAACATCATCGGCCAAGTCACTTTTGAAAATCATTTTGCTCAATTTATCCGGACATTAAATGGCATAGAAGAAGGATTCTATAATCCACTAGATCAAGTAAAAAAACAGAAATTAAGATTAGATTCTTTTATAGAAAGTCAAAAGATGAAGCGACCCCCAATAAAATCCCTTGTTTGTTTTACCAATCCCCAGACAATTATAAGGTCAGATTCCCGAGTGAAAGCTTCCCAATCCGTCATGCATGCACACAATCTTTTTTCAAAACTGGAAGAGCTGAATCAACAATTCGATTCGTCCATGTTTACTGAAAAAGAATTGCTAAAGATTTCGCGAAAATTATTAAAGCAGCATTGCGAGGAGGTTGTTAACATCCTTAAACGATATGATATAGACCGTAACGAAATAATAAACGGAGTTCAATGCCCAGGTTGTTCAAATATTCCAATGAACAGGCAAAGTGGTTCATGGTTTTGTGCCAAATGCAATTTGAAATCTAAAGATGCCCATATAGCAACCTTGGAAGATTACCGCTTGCTTTTCGGTCCAAACATCACGCATCTAGAATTAAAAGAATTTCTAGGGTTAGCAACGAATTCAACCACTTCCAAAATGATCTACTCTCTAGGACTAACACACTGCGGATCAAGGTATAGGAGAACCTACAAGCTCAAATAA
- a CDS encoding M42 family metallopeptidase translates to MTKLDETLTMLKDLTDAKGIPGNEKEPRDVMKKYITPFADEVFTDGLGSLIAKKVGKADGPKVMVAGHLDEVGFMITHIDDRGFLRFQTVGGWWSQVMLAQRVTIVTSKGDVTGVIGSKPPHILPPEARKKPVDIKDMFIDIGASSREEAQEWGVRPGDQVVPYFEFTVMNNEKMLLAKAWDNRIGCAIAIDVLKQLKGADHPNVVYGVGTVQEEVGLRGAKTSANLIQPDIGFGVDVGIAGDTPGVTEKEALSKMGKGPQIILYDASMISHKGLRDFVTGVADEMEIPYQFDSVAGGGTDSGAIHLTAQGVPALSITIATRYIHSHAAMLHRDDYENAVKLIAEVIKKLDADTVSRLTFD, encoded by the coding sequence ATGACAAAGCTAGATGAAACATTAACAATGTTAAAAGATCTAACAGATGCCAAGGGTATTCCCGGCAACGAAAAAGAACCACGCGACGTAATGAAAAAATACATAACGCCATTTGCTGATGAAGTATTCACAGACGGACTTGGAAGCTTAATTGCTAAAAAAGTCGGGAAAGCGGACGGACCAAAAGTAATGGTTGCAGGTCACTTAGACGAAGTAGGCTTCATGATTACACATATTGATGACCGCGGATTCCTTCGCTTCCAAACGGTGGGCGGCTGGTGGTCCCAAGTAATGTTGGCACAACGAGTAACAATTGTAACTTCTAAGGGGGACGTTACAGGTGTGATCGGTTCTAAACCACCACACATCCTACCTCCAGAAGCACGCAAAAAGCCGGTAGACATCAAAGACATGTTCATCGACATCGGTGCATCCAGCCGTGAAGAAGCACAAGAATGGGGAGTTCGCCCTGGTGACCAGGTTGTTCCTTACTTCGAATTCACTGTCATGAACAACGAAAAAATGCTTCTTGCAAAAGCTTGGGATAACCGTATCGGCTGTGCCATCGCGATTGACGTGTTAAAGCAATTAAAAGGCGCAGACCATCCAAACGTGGTGTACGGAGTAGGTACAGTTCAAGAGGAAGTTGGCCTTCGTGGTGCGAAAACTTCCGCTAACCTGATCCAACCTGACATCGGATTTGGCGTGGATGTAGGGATCGCAGGAGATACTCCAGGCGTAACGGAAAAAGAAGCACTAAGCAAAATGGGGAAAGGTCCACAAATCATCCTTTATGATGCATCCATGATCTCCCACAAAGGTTTACGCGATTTCGTTACAGGTGTAGCCGACGAAATGGAAATTCCATATCAGTTTGACTCTGTTGCAGGAGGCGGAACAGATTCCGGTGCCATCCACCTGACAGCTCAAGGTGTACCGGCACTATCCATCACCATCGCAACGCGCTACATCCACTCTCACGCAGCAATGTTGCACCGTGATGACTATGAGAACGCGGTGAAATTGATTGCGGAAGTTATTAAGAAGTTAGATGCTGATACTGTCAGCAGATTGACGTTTGATTGA
- a CDS encoding dUTP diphosphatase, whose product MNLRRLYDMQRELDAKIESQHGLRKEDLVDEKILALLVELGELANETRCFKFWSVKPPAERGVILEEYVDGVHFILSLGLTFGYDGTETSRGLAEEAATLTEQFNRVYQLVSTFKEDLSEENYYLLLDSYIQMGQMLGFEWAEVEQAYLEKNQVNHERQQQGY is encoded by the coding sequence TTGAATTTACGACGTTTATATGACATGCAAAGAGAGCTTGATGCAAAAATTGAATCACAACATGGACTGAGAAAAGAGGATTTGGTTGATGAAAAAATATTAGCTTTGCTTGTAGAGTTAGGGGAATTGGCGAATGAAACTCGCTGCTTTAAGTTTTGGAGTGTAAAGCCCCCTGCTGAACGCGGAGTAATACTTGAAGAGTATGTGGACGGGGTGCATTTTATTTTATCCCTTGGATTGACCTTTGGGTATGACGGCACGGAAACTTCTAGAGGACTTGCGGAAGAAGCAGCCACGCTAACTGAGCAATTCAATAGAGTCTATCAGCTGGTCTCTACTTTTAAAGAAGATTTGTCTGAAGAGAATTACTATCTATTACTGGATTCCTACATTCAAATGGGTCAAATGCTAGGTTTTGAATGGGCGGAAGTAGAGCAGGCATACTTAGAAAAAAATCAGGTGAATCACGAAAGACAACAGCAAGGTTACTAA
- a CDS encoding sigma-w pathway protein ysdB codes for MFMILIRLALLALFAFIIYSIFKYLLNPKRKLEIAHEQKNFYLLDQRSNVRKNFLLTYKGVMFEGEKYLGTTDRAFEVISIFIWPKNPEKLQGLKKHDFEFIQKEVRKQYPDALIDWKSPIKEFLKGERGLR; via the coding sequence ATGTTTATGATTCTCATTCGTCTTGCTTTACTTGCACTTTTTGCTTTTATTATTTATTCCATTTTTAAGTATCTCCTGAATCCAAAAAGGAAGCTTGAGATTGCGCATGAACAGAAGAATTTTTACCTTCTTGATCAAAGAAGTAATGTACGGAAGAATTTTCTCCTGACCTATAAAGGGGTCATGTTTGAAGGGGAAAAATATTTGGGGACGACAGACAGGGCTTTTGAGGTCATTTCCATTTTTATCTGGCCGAAGAATCCCGAAAAGTTGCAAGGATTGAAAAAGCATGACTTTGAATTTATTCAAAAAGAAGTACGAAAACAATACCCGGATGCTTTGATTGATTGGAAAAGTCCTATTAAAGAGTTTTTAAAAGGTGAAAGAGGTTTACGCTAA
- a CDS encoding DUF6440 family protein → MMFNKKDKTDDKRFDEKLVQTSQQGSLISIWVDRQTGVNYLYTWSAQGCALTPLLDENGKVIVTQIGEAN, encoded by the coding sequence ATGATGTTCAATAAAAAAGATAAAACAGATGATAAACGTTTTGATGAGAAGTTGGTACAAACTTCTCAACAGGGTAGCCTAATATCTATATGGGTTGATCGTCAAACAGGTGTTAATTATTTATACACATGGAGTGCGCAAGGATGCGCACTCACCCCTTTATTAGACGAGAATGGTAAAGTAATAGTGACGCAGATAGGAGAAGCTAATTAA
- a CDS encoding helix-turn-helix domain-containing protein has protein sequence MNVVLFQEIQKYMQWKDWNKTELSKNSGIHISEISRILNHRQPLSLQNLDAITSAFGLAEGTLYSHYIEECLNEGSRIDKRRSTQFLYKCAAKGYIKHCNDLLSFMLEENSKTIRKKNLLYIFSVAEMLFHEGKEKQALPLYEVIIDNELDRFSEKISVSYFRKFYIVRMTDEGQHALTHLLDQLANMPIENRKEAFMWIMADYYRREDWSQVLNYAEKLEKLASEGEYYGRALMYKSFALTRLGASLEEVLDLIKQYAHINIFFADTSVGNRYVALLDFGHSEYVDEYLSWLEGREDLYVGLPRLLETYVRLNRIDDAKGLIKKYKHIINDMAVSKEPWLKEKMYLDFRYAYALFQCKCSQFEEGMIVLLEVAELSNRIGNMERFKKCLLAFWQYRIYATSEHEEKYIKLLRTENRHKK, from the coding sequence ATGAACGTTGTACTTTTTCAAGAGATACAAAAATATATGCAGTGGAAAGACTGGAATAAAACGGAGCTTTCGAAAAATTCCGGAATTCATATAAGCGAGATAAGTCGTATACTAAATCATAGACAGCCACTTTCTTTGCAAAATTTAGATGCCATTACAAGTGCTTTCGGACTAGCAGAAGGTACACTCTATTCACACTATATAGAAGAATGCTTGAACGAAGGAAGCCGTATCGATAAGCGCCGAAGTACTCAGTTCTTATATAAGTGCGCAGCCAAAGGGTATATAAAGCATTGTAATGATTTATTAAGTTTTATGTTAGAAGAAAATTCGAAAACAATTAGAAAGAAAAACTTACTATACATCTTTTCAGTGGCGGAAATGCTTTTTCATGAAGGTAAAGAAAAGCAAGCACTACCTCTTTATGAGGTAATTATTGATAATGAGTTGGATCGCTTCTCTGAAAAAATATCGGTTAGCTATTTTCGGAAGTTTTATATCGTAAGAATGACAGACGAGGGCCAGCATGCACTAACTCATTTACTAGATCAACTAGCAAATATGCCAATTGAAAATAGGAAGGAAGCATTCATGTGGATCATGGCAGATTACTATCGGCGCGAAGATTGGAGCCAGGTACTGAATTATGCTGAAAAATTAGAGAAATTGGCATCTGAAGGCGAGTACTATGGGCGGGCTCTAATGTATAAGAGCTTTGCTTTGACTAGATTAGGGGCCTCGCTTGAAGAAGTGCTAGATCTTATAAAGCAGTATGCCCATATAAACATTTTTTTTGCGGATACATCAGTTGGTAATAGATATGTTGCACTATTGGACTTTGGCCACTCAGAATATGTTGATGAATATCTCTCCTGGCTTGAGGGAAGAGAAGATTTGTATGTGGGCTTGCCTAGATTATTAGAGACGTATGTTCGATTAAATCGGATAGATGATGCTAAAGGGTTAATAAAAAAATATAAACATATTATTAATGATATGGCTGTAAGTAAGGAACCATGGTTAAAAGAAAAAATGTATTTAGATTTTCGCTATGCTTATGCTTTGTTTCAATGTAAATGCAGTCAATTTGAAGAGGGTATGATAGTTCTTTTAGAGGTGGCGGAATTATCTAATAGAATAGGAAATATGGAGAGATTTAAAAAATGTCTGTTAGCGTTTTGGCAGTATAGAATCTATGCTACTTCGGAGCATGAAGAGAAATATATCAAATTATTGAGAACAGAGAACAGACATAAAAAGTAG